From the genome of Plasmodium malariae genome assembly, chromosome: 9, one region includes:
- the PmUG01_09056100 gene encoding tubulin--tyrosine ligase, putative, with product MNNFSKPFNIKHKNEISECKKGNISEVVPKYTLLNNASKLSKEYSTLNIVANNKIDIDEMSLRKFKGDEHMLLSKNVNYLVGTTTECASTINTQKTNLVNVSVKNDSYRKNVGNYNNVNFLYNPGNLNNQKSLYNRHNMQNVNMKHNSKNYIYSREKENPNNSSENEKSDFEHKYFNTSIDYLSKVDDNLNKKFEKKKYLYFDSNIRNRDKVNKLTLETHIDNEKEYNNIKKYVDYRPIYKSAKNDNLHNYNLLQKTKVGRSLSHINNNNNNNESKKEYSEMEMSINKLIHKGGINKTDGISLEGLQKSYKTMQFDDHNDIKNKNTNRIKQWNSYVRNNLTDMKQWDQKYNHLPKNMNKTPINDDENILIRTISYNNMNDKSVSNLNMMKNVYSSSIFFFNENNKEEGKNIKTNSSKNIVEESQLLRKEIKNHDIMNNTSTSKYCNIILKSNIKSSGLYEKKAMNVNKNEYPNNKCDNPYLINNSKFCINTVENNKSNSGCTSNLCMNDNRQRYFRNNFSGNTNKCNISCNNYKLLYNESKKEENLLCDILKNSNVSGQNSLHETLNMVELSSNCINNNTIKILDKEKASNKKNNTSLFYVPNKGCEEEQNRKGEWKKSKKNSNCLIRDMEHKYNGKTNVNIGHDDFLLNGRLKKNSNVFINQNRCYLKNKGDENYYSLMRNYNEYFRKDDFNRNYILKKQCSQNLHKSCNITSNDTNNVKNDNIYNHSYNNFELIKDGYSVRRHSNIGKNNEVVILKNAENRNNDFTVNMKNDNVYCTSGSLSNKNYKEGNNYVEKSEIVEEHSNNIENGTNKKINYCVDKYTDIGNMENRINNSYSEQKNYLNIHNYIISNNEMDEKNEKKSTAYYMQNYKNYTKNHNRNKMRNVRVLTNVIRGAANTAAVGSTYNRSSSSNHNKIGYEGGTVIQLSSMNSNQKRNINQSDHINTKIILSNRNKTQFKDPSEHYYTRNSNILKTIADDRSNTLVLASNNSIKYKNSNSVFNKENVDIFYNYDENGRGFIRGLEGENYYNRTEKNVNSKEEVHVQLVTCNNPYMLDNNINIHKSKNQKNQDEQKEKKEKEEKEETINKKVDEEEKWKVEMKENIFLKEPMNGCKNREAVKYCNMIKREKESKSSNDTIIEVNNVSNEKNDSEKKNTFEENYKKKREDIILKGGDSGMVVKAENEKEIEGINESNIINEKQSSESFYKYNENINDIKRIKNSSCKNNVENNEKSRVLISISNDILKEPKKGSTTIENNNNNKNDDSAIILEVNNYTYNEYHRRVNLYNLEYDKKNENKYIMSKNICNLGYNEKKKSIKEQLTDSYSYHLNNMNKNTKLKNKKRILGINKNSYKTGEKHTLSSSNIEKEDVKKKYTVENITDMDIKKEKEGKYESNEKIGEENNVNEGKKEDINFIGSNGECRYPISNELSRYKMNITKKKYECDVAVKDNTYLEEENIHDKENQIFNELNDVSNEKISFFDTCELKNREMDNSCAYKNDREKCNFLIGHRLSNAQELFSNNSINDRSKKDNNAIKIENNFCDTKKWVGNYTTDVNNERNNSSNNDSCESRLRDKNEIVITNKYNNASAGLDFKKESKKGKKVVLPWNKDNIVKLNGKNKSMKKKNITINTKLARYERVLIHTCINKLNWKKCIENINKGTFYWIGYNINDYDHYNYMKKKKIINRIPSMYMYTKKKALTFLLSHLSLIFPALYDFYPNTFVLPENKNIIKYILNSDNKEYYIMKPDCGSMGIGVKVINKYSDININILNGYNCYIIQKYIDNPLLMYKKKFDFRIYILLLPGKNYPKIYLSKVGFARLCTEEYKKKKRYICNTYIHLTNYSINKDNEKYIRKKNIHDKNNNKQLLSDVFIYLKNIGYDIDDIWGQIKKITCLTSLAIYSYIKGKIQYNFNNNFYFYQLIGLDILLDNTGKAWLLEVNSNPSLRIDYIDPSYTNFEIQLESMFDRYVKEPVISEMFLIVYQKIYKKYLRKKSKKVVISVNDKIENKEKHNIICTINNKRRLLKIKLKDGFSNNSFIHLNNSRNTKGLAENKKPHDKNSNNNNNNNNNNNNNKSIGSNCLNKEDPQYFMDYNNKINKTNSYMLNNGIKKNHIFRTAGKNYIKNEYSATIPNKNGYDSTNNCSSYGLKNSNLSNTHFKNLMRKKIKMRKNLFLKKENMSNVDTCVDENDIGSFSLSNNIVQNEKENLLCSVKKGKNEGNETNESREINKSRTVNEMNKLNEWNEENTMNNNFPTKLCYKDGISSYINNKIGNNFCRNHGNEECKGKHDIDTNKKFSKDNNAKYEGINSFFEIGESSCINMYIDDYDNVEENCEYKKSIVHKTREANDNSDYLYDSYNSNRTMNHMGSNFINKFDIKDDIELANMDKSEPQNYNTNINECNSYKEGDNERFNYENLFSNEDTIMESNILNKETYVQIDNQDDIHLEKFLNNDVEACKEIYRNISDSVYKKKVENFIMIRSDLYKYMNCLNVLGIRYINNNDIKNVDELYNKNISFDLKKTYTKIRKDILHPLKNNVLEKDVYINLKKETNKYYNEMKIYNECYFLFYFILNKYDNNLKKNNRKVEYYIDKNTFLCMCADIKINKIIENINISTKSNNSLFEINKNPQENQMYQIVRDILNNKNSNSCPHGKGKKRHKNNGNYSNNSSFWKTSDLSNDNSSEDNILKCKNKGEKINRSSSLRFKKNHLEKDEILSKNYKLMNYKKNNFSLNKSRTNNKSYYSSMFSPFTLVPTSNNLMNFNTIGINSMNSRIKRKKKMNIYDLEYLFTRQVFFSKYINKNQGLTIIDFFLLMQQVALLIFPYINHLSAYNVLYPYNSVIFEELSNQENNTYTNKTNNKGINNEKKYITNKINKEKDVDNNLGLKKENKTNVINSIKKDNSIVSEKRGELQNPLNSEINNLNYSNNGIHSEYSKKRNNYLWHKNICSNIYNLYEYIQISINPTVKNICLETFLNFIFNKYGITHSS from the coding sequence atgaataattttagtAAACCGTTCAATATTAAACATAAGAATGAAATAAGTGAGTgtaaaaagggaaatataTCAGAAGTTGTTCCTAAATAcacattattaaataatgcgTCTAAATTATCAAAGGAATATAGTACTTTAAATATTGtagcaaataataaaattgataTAGACGAAATGTCGCTAAGAAAATTCAAAGGAGATGAACATATGCTATTATCAAAGAATGTGAATTACTTAGTTGGTACTACTACTGAATGCGCTTCGACGATAAATACTCAAAAAACTAATTTGGTTAATGTGTCAGTAAAAAATGATTCCTATAGGAAAAACGTAGGGAACTATAACAAtgtgaattttttatataatccaGGTAATTTGAATAATCAGAAGAGTTTGTACAATCGTCATAATATGCAAAACGTCAACATGAAGCATAACTCTaagaactatatatattctagagaaaaagaaaatccAAATAATTCTtctgaaaatgaaaaaagtgaCTTCGAGCATAAGTACTTTAATACTTCTATAGATTATTTATCTAAAGTTGATGATaatctaaataaaaaatttgagaaaaagaaatatttatattttgatagtAACATTCGAAATCGtgataaagtaaataaattaacgCTTGAAACACATATTGATAATGagaaagaatataataatataaagaaatatgtaGATTACCGTCCCATTTATAAAAGCGcgaaaaatgataatttacataattacaACTTATTACAAAAAACGAAAGTTGGAAGATCACTAAGTCAcatcaataataataataataataatgaaagtaaaaaagaatattcaGAAATGGAAATgagtataaataaattgataCATAAAGgtggaataaataaaacagatGGAATTTCATTAGAAGGGCtacaaaaaagttataaaactATGCAATTTGATGATCATAAtgacattaaaaataaaaatacaaatagaATAAAACAGTGGAATAGTTATGTTCGAAATAATTTAACAGACATGAAACAATGGGACCAGAAATATAATCATTtaccaaaaaatatgaataagaCTCCTATTAATGATGATGAAAATATTCTAATTAGAactatttcatataataacatGAATGATAAAAGTGTAAGCAATTTaaatatgatgaaaaatgtatatagttcttccatttttttttttaatgaaaataataaggaAGAAGGGAAAAACATAAAGACAAACTcatcaaaaaatattgttgAAGAATCACAATTACTtcgaaaagaaataaaaaatcacgACATAATGAACAACACAAGCACAAGCAAATACTGCAACATAATATTGAAATCTAATATAAAATCAAGTGGactatatgaaaaaaaagcaatgaatgttaataaaaatgaataccctaataataaatgtgaTAACCCATATTTGATAAATAATAGcaaattttgtataaatactgttgaaaataataagtcAAATAGCGGTTGTACTAGCAACTTATGCATGAATGATAACAGACAAAGATACTTCAGAAATAACTTCAGTGGAAATACTAACAAGTGTAATATTAGCTGTAATAATTACAAAttgttatataatgaatcaaaaaaagaagaaaatttactctgtgatattttaaaaaattcaaacgTTAGTGGTCAAAATAGTTTACATGAAACTCTAAATATGGTAGAATTAAGTAGTAATTGTATTAACAAcaatactataaaaatattagataaagaaaaagcttctaataaaaaaaataatacgtcTCTTTTTTATGTTCCAAATAAAGGATGTGAAGAAGaacaaaatagaaaaggagagtggaaaaaaagtaagaaaaATTCGAACTGCCTAATTAGAGATATGGAACATAAGTATAATGGAAAAACAAATGTTAATATAGGTCATGAcgattttttattaaatgggagattaaaaaaaaacagtaaCGTTTTTATAAATCAAAATAGATGTTaccttaaaaataaaggagatgaaaattattacagCTTAATGAGAAATTACAACGaatattttagaaaagaTGACTTTAATAGaaattacatattaaaaaaacaatgttCCCAAAATTTACACAAAAGTTGTAATATTACTTCAAACGATACTAACAACgtgaaaaatgataatatttacaaccatagctataataattttgaattaattAAAGATGGATATAGTGTTCGTAGACATAGTAATATAGGTAAAAATAACGAGGTtgttattttgaaaaatgcaGAAAACCGGAATAATGATTTCACAGTTAATATGAAGAATGATAACGTTTATTGCACATCGGGTAGTTTAAGCAATAAGAACTATAAGGAAGGCAATAACTACGTTGAAAAAAGTGAAATAGTGGAAGAGCacagtaataatatagagaatggtactaataaaaaaataaattattgtgtagataaatatacagatataggaaatatggaaaatagaataaataacAGTTATAGTGaacagaaaaattatttaaatattcacaACTACATAATTAGCAATAATGAAatggatgaaaaaaatgagaaaaagtCAACTGCATACTATatgcaaaattataaaaattatacaaaaaatcaCAATCGAAATAAGATGCGCAACGTAAGAGTTCTTACAAACGTCATAAGAGGCGCGGCAAATACTGCTGCTGTAGGTTCTACTTATAATCgaagtagtagtagtaatcataataaaattggTTATGAGGGAGGTACAGTAATACAATTATCCTCTATGAATTCAAATCAAAAACGAAACATAAATCAGTCAGATCATATTAACACTAAAATTATCTTATCTAATCGCAACAAAACACAATTTAAAGATCCTTCTGAACATTATTATACAAGAAAttctaatatattgaaaacaATAGCGGATGACAGAAGTAACACCCTAGTTTTAgctagtaataatagtataaaatataagaatagtAATAGCGTctttaataaagaaaatgtagatattttctataattatGATGAAAATGGTAGAGGATTTATAAGAGGATTAGAAggagaaaattattataatagaaCGGAGAAGAATGTTAATTCGAAAGAAGAAGTGCATGTACAACTAGTTACATGTAATAATCCATACATGTTGGACAAtaacataaacatacataaaagtaaaaatcaAAAGAATCAAGAcgaacaaaaagaaaaaaaagaaaaggaagaaaaagaagaaacaataaataaaaaagtagatGAAGAAGAGAAATGGAAAGTAGAAATgaaggaaaatatttttctaaaagaACCAATGAATGGTTGTAAAAATAGAGAAGCTGTGAAATACTGTAATATGATCAAGAGAGAAAAGGAAAGTAAAAGTAGTAATGATACAATAATAGAAGTAAATAATGTAAGTaacgaaaaaaatgatagtgaaaaaaagaatacattCGAAgagaattacaaaaaaaaaagggaagatATTATATTGAAAGGCGGTGATAGCGGCATGGTGGTTAAAGCAGAGAATGAAAAGGAAATTGAAGGAATTAATGAATCTAATAtcataaatgaaaaacaatCGAGTGAATCTTTCTATAAGTATAATGAAAacataaatgatataaaaagaataaaaaacagttcttgtaaaaataatgtagagaataatgaaaaaagtagGGTATTAATATCTATTTcaaatgatattttaaaagaaccGAAAAAGGGGAGCACAACTAtagaaaataacaataataataagaatgaTGACAGTGCTATCATTTTAGAAGTAAATAATTACACATATAATGAATACCACAGAAGAGttaatttatacaatttagaatacgataaaaaaaatgaaaacaaatatattatgagtaaaaatatatgtaacttAGGGTAtaacgaaaaaaagaagagtatTAAGGAACAATTAACAGATTCATATTcttatcatttaaataatatgaacaaaaatacaaaactgaaaaacaaaaagagaatattgggtattaataaaaattcttataaaaCAGGTGAGAAGCACACATTAAGCTCAAGTAACATTGAAAAGGAAgatgtaaagaaaaaatatacagtTGAAAATATTACAGACATggacataaaaaaagaaaaggaaggAAAATATGAAAGTAATGAAAAGATTGGAGaagaaaataatgtaaatgaaggaaaaaaagaagatataaattttataggTTCAAATGGAGAGTGCAGATATCCAATTAGCAATGAATTATCTAggtataaaatgaatattacaaaaaaaaaatacgaatgTGATGTAGCTGTAAAAGACAATACATATcttgaagaagaaaatattcaTGATAAGGAAAAtcaaatttttaatgaattaaatgaCGTAAGTAATGAAAAGATAAGTTTCTTTGATACATGTGagttaaaaaatagagaaatGGATAATTCCTGTGCTTATAAGAATGATAGAGAAAAgtgcaattttttaataggaCATAGATTAAGCAATGCACAAGAATTATTTTCTAACAATTCGATTAATGATAGGAGTAAAAAGGATAATAATGCTATCAAAATAgagaataatttttgtgaTACTAAAAAATGGGTTGGTAACTACACAACAGATGTAAATaatgaaagaaataatagcagtaataACGATAGTTGTGAAAGTAGGTTGAGAGATAAAAACGAGATAgttataacaaataaatacaataatgCATCGGCAGGACtcgattttaaaaaagaaagcaaaaaagggaaaaaagtaGTTCTTCCTTGGAACAAAGACAATATAGTTAAGTTAAacggaaaaaataaatccatgaaaaaaaaaaatataacaataaatacGAAATTAGCTAGGTATGAAAGAGTActaatacatacatgtattaataaattgaattggaaaaaatgcattgagaatataaataaagggACATTTTATTGGATAGGATATAACATTAACGATTATgatcattataattatatgaaaaagaaaaaaataattaatagaaTTCCGtctatgtacatgtatacaaaaaaaaaggcactTACATTTTTACTTTCTCATTTGTCACTTATTTTTCCTGCGTTATATGATTTTTATCCAAATACATTTGTACTAcctgaaaataaaaatatcataaaatatattttaaatagcGACAATaaggaatattatataatgaaaccTGATTGTGGTAGTATGGGTATTGGTGTTAAGGTAATTAATAAGTACAgtgatattaatattaatatattaaatggatataattgttatataattcaaaaatatattgataatCCTTTATTGatgtataaaaagaaattcgATTttcgaatatatatattgttattaccaggaaaaaattatcctaaaatatacttatcGAAAGTTGGGTTTGCAAGGTTGTGTAcagaagaatataaaaaaaagaaaagatatatttgtaatacgtatatacatttaactAATTACAGCATTAATAAAgacaatgaaaaatatataagaaagaagaatatacatgataaaaataataataaacaattattaagtgatgtttttatttatttaaaaaacattgGTTATGATATAGATGATATATGGGGacagataaaaaaaataacttgtTTAACATCTTTAgcaatatattcttatattaagGGAAAgatacaatataattttaataataatttttatttttatcaattaaTTGGATTAGATATATTGTTAGATAATACTGGAAAAGCATGGTTGCTCGAAGTTAATTCAAACCCTTCTTTAAGAATAGATTATATAGACCCAAGTTATACTAATTTTGAGATCCAATTAGAAAGTATGTTTGATAGATATGTAAAGGAGCCAGTAATAAGTGAAATGTTCTTAATagtttatcaaaaaatttataaaaaatatttgagaaaaaagagtaaaaagGTTGTCATAAGTGTTAAtgataaaattgaaaataaggaaaaacataatattatttgtacaattaataataaaagaagattgctaaaaataaaattgaaggACGGTTTTTCGAATAATagttttattcatttaaataatagtaGAAATACAAAAGGTTTAgcggaaaataaaaaacctcatgataaaaatagtaataataataataataataataataataataataataataagagcATCGGAAGTAACTGTTTGAATAAAGAGGATCCTCAATATTTCATGGactacaataataaaataaataaaacgaatTCTTACATGTTAAATAatggtataaaaaaaaatcatatatttagaaCTGCaggaaaaaattacataaaaaacgAATATTCTGCCACTATTCCTAATAAGAATGGATATGATTCGACAAATAATTGCAGTAGTTAtggtttaaaaaatagtaactTAAGTAATactcattttaaaaatttgatgagaaaaaaaattaaaatgagaAAGAATTTATTCctcaaaaaggaaaatatgaGTAATGTTGATACCTGTGTTGATGAAAATGATATTGGAAGTTTCAGCTTGTCCAATAACATTGtccaaaatgaaaaagaaaatttgcTATGCAGTgtcaaaaaaggaaagaacgAAGGGAATGAAACCAACGAATCAAGGGAAATAAACAAATCGAGGACAGTAAACgaaatgaacaaattaaaCGAATGGaatgaagaaaatacaaTGAATAATAACTTCCCCACCAAATTATGCTATAAAGATGGTATCTctagttatataaataataaaattgggAATAATTTTTGCAGGAATCACGGAAATGAAGAATGCAAAGGAAAGCATGATATAgatactaataaaaaattctcaAAAGATAATAACGCTAAATATGAAGGTATAAATAGTTTTTTTGAAATTGGCGAAAGCTCGTGTATCAACATGTATATTGACGATTACGATAATGTTGAAGAAAAttgtgaatataaaaaatcaatAGTACACAAGACACGAGAAGCAAATGATAACAGTGATTACCTATACGACAGCTACAACAGTAACAGAACCATGAATCACATGGGAAGcaattttataaacaaatttGATATTAAAGATGACATTGAGTTAGCGAATATGGATAAAAGTGAAccacaaaattataataccAATATAAACGAGTGCAATTCGTATAAGGAAGGCGACAACGAAAGGTTTAATTATGAGAACTTGTTTAGTAATGAAGATACAATAATGGaatcaaatattttaaataaagaaacatATGTGCAAATTGATAATCAAGATGATATTCATTTGGAAAAATTCTTAAATAATGATGTAGAAGCGTGTAAAGAgatttatagaaatattagTGATAgtgtttataaaaagaaagttGAAAATTTCATTATGATAAGAAGTgatttatacaaatatatgaactGCTTAAACGTTCTTGGtattagatatattaataataatgacataaaaaatgttgaTGAACtgtacaataaaaatatttcctttgatttaaaaaagacCTACAcgaaaataagaaaagatattttacacccattaaaaaataatgtgtTAGAAAAAgatgtgtatataaatttaaaaaaagaaacaaacaaatattataatgaaatgaaaatatacaacGAATGttactttttgttttattttattttaaacaaatatgataataatttaaagaaaaataacagaaaggttgaatattatattgacAAGAACACATTCTTATGTATGTGTGCagatattaaaataaataaaataattgaaaacATAAACATTTCTACGAAGAGTAACAACAgtttatttgaaataaataaaaatccTCAAGAAAATCAAATGTATCAAATTGTTAgagatatattaaataataagaacTCTAATAGTTGCCCACAtggaaagggaaaaaaaagacataagAATAATGGAAACTATTCAAATAATTCAAGTTTTTGGAAAACAAGTGATTTATCAAATGATAATTCATCTGAAgataatattcttaaatgcaaaaataaaggggaaaaaataaatagatctTCTTCATtacgttttaaaaaaaatcatttagaaaaagatgaaatattgtcaaaaaattataaattaatgaattataagaaaaacaatttttcattaaataaaagcagaacaaataataaatctTATTACTCATCTATGTTTAGCCCATTTACCTTGGTTCCGACTTCGAATAATTTGATGAATTTTAATACAATAGGAATTAACAGTATGAACAGTAggattaaaaggaaaaagaaaatgaacaTTTATGATctagaatatttatttacaagacaagtattttttagtaaatatattaacaaaaatcaAGGTTTAACGATTAttgatttctttttattaatgcaGCAAGTGgctcttttaatatttccatACATTAACCACTTAAGTGCTTACAATGTTTTATACCCTTATAATAGCGTAATATTTGAAGAGCTAAGCAATcaagaaaataatacatatacaaataaaactaataataagggaattaataatgaaaagaaatatatcacgaataaaataaataaagaaaaggatGTAGATAATAACCTTGgcttgaaaaaagaaaataaaactaatgtgattaattcaataaaaaaagataattcaATTGTTTCTGAGAAAAGAGGAGAGTTGCAAAATCCTTTGAATTcagaaattaataatttaaattatagcAATAATGGGATTCACAGTGAATATtcgaaaaaaaggaataattatttatggcataaaaatatttgtagtAACATTTATAActtgtatgaatatattcaaataagtATTAATCCTAccgtaaaaaatatttgcttggaaacttttttaaattttatttttaataagtaTGGAATAACTCATTCTTCTTAG